In Methanocaldococcus sp., the genomic stretch ACTAATACCTCCTGGAATGATTGGTCCATTCTGCTTACAGTGTTTGTGTAATGAATACTTAGAATTAGTTGTCTTTGAAATGAGCGCAAGAACTGATGGAGGTTCTAATACCTTTATGAATGGAAGTCCATACTCTTTCTTATACAATGGTGAGCCATTAAGTATGGGACAAAGAATTGCAAGAGAAATTAAAATGGCTTTACAGTTGAATATGATTGATAAGGTAATCTCATAACTTTTAAAATTTTTTAAGTTTGTGACACAATTTTACACTTTTAAGTAATATTTAAATATAACTGATAATTAATTACACTTTGTTCAATTCGTTCAAAATTTTTTGAACATATTAAACATTTTGAATATATTGAACTAACGGATGGGATTGTTATGGAAAATGCTAAAGAAATTATTATTAAGTTATTTTCTGGAATTGCTGAGATTCATGGATTGAGCAAGTCTGTTGGAGCAGTTTATGGTATTTTATTTTTTTACGAAAAGCCGATGACAATCTCTGAAATTATGGAGGAATTGAAAATTAGCAAAGGAAATGTAAGTATGTCATTAAGAAAGTTGGAAGAACTGGGATTAATTAAAAAAGTCTGGATAAAAGGAGAA encodes the following:
- a CDS encoding ArsR family transcriptional regulator encodes the protein MENAKEIIIKLFSGIAEIHGLSKSVGAVYGILFFYEKPMTISEIMEELKISKGNVSMSLRKLEELGLIKKVWIKGERKNYYIAVGDFSSIKDIAKKKHKLISESYESLKNIAQSNKENKEFISKKLDKIEKMKKVSEKILDVLNSELS